The following proteins are co-located in the Carassius gibelio isolate Cgi1373 ecotype wild population from Czech Republic chromosome A9, carGib1.2-hapl.c, whole genome shotgun sequence genome:
- the LOC128019717 gene encoding M-phase phosphoprotein 8 isoform X2, protein MASGAERAEPGESEQDEEDVYEVERIIDMRVEEGEVLYRVRWKNYSSDDDTWEPEAHLDDCREVLLAYKKALAEMKPKKETGMLPMKSDLFDADSESDSDKEKHKESPIKKKKKKKKKVEESDDDMPVKEKKKKKKEKWREDKPLPAPESDEEEADSRDPSPSPPKKETKKRFIESDDDDAPVTPKKQKKPDRHKDGGKQKKESGEDHKKKKVKSKKEIDTSDDENEKSDVPSESHTDDTTNTETNDSFKTTTAKTTDKSSRSESGGDLKQAKQKKSKSDLKLQGFKDLIQEKKSKKVEVSTATPKESGANKHKALISSKSTSKSSRSEEEHDSSDTGAPTSAPKSKVKSKGQEAGPPSQKLSSASSSSSSSTASTAPIKPKEEEPKEEVGEKGGASNLFEKFLLNCEAKDRVPRRQADQNKNTIPKGTGKNEKKTKLSKQSPARKPDSDKAEKAKDVPRPGQSPVSMEIDEKQEKGASEMEKSDKSDEPAPKSKEELQREQREEEQRKRKEKMEEEERKRKERIVEEERKKKERIEEAQRERKARMEEAQRLAEEARQERLERKSMAESIASPDSTEDSRWKDKRRRRRDDSESRLFTACDDNQDSQETMERSDKTPDRGPPSLNLGVELKLDWMTLEDFQKHLNGEDENLSPLALTPAELREAVKNGNYLAVKRALSSKEDYNLDQEDSSGMSLTLLAAAGGQDDVLRLLIKKGVKVNARQKNGTTALMHAAEKNFLTTVAILLEAGASVNAQTLGGETALMKACKRGNADVVRLLLEYGADCNILSKHKNTALYYAKLSNNLMIYDLIKDHMQTLSTVAEETIRAYFETRLALLEPVFPLACHRLCEGPDFSMEFNYKPPQHTSGEGSGILLFIFHANFLTEITARLCGPCSVHAVVLNDKFQLPIFLDSHFIYSFSPVQGTNKLFIRLAESPTAKVKLLICAYRVQLQ, encoded by the exons ATGGCTTCCGGGGCCGAGAGAGCGGAGCCTGGAGAAAGCGAACAGGATGAAGAGGATGTCTATGAAGTGGAGAGGATTATTGACATGCGAGTGGAGGAg GGAGAGGTGTTGTACCGGGTGCGATGGAAGAACTACTCATCGGACGATGACACCTGGGAGCCTGAGGCACACTTGGACGACTGCAGGGAGGTGCTGCTCGCCTACAAGAAGGCCCTGGCTGAGATGAAGCCAAAAAAGGAAACTGGCATG CTGCCAATGAAGAGTGATTTGTTTGATGCTGATTCTGAGAGTGACAGTgataaagaaaaacacaaagagtCACctataaagaagaagaagaagaaaaagaagaaagtggAGGAATCGGATGATGACATGCCTGTgaaggaaaagaagaagaagaaaaaggagaAATGGCGGGAAGACAAACCTTTGCCTGCACCTGAGTCTGATGAGGAGGAGGCAGACAGCAGGGATCCTTCCCCTTCACCTCCTAAAAAAGAGACAAAGAAGAGGTTCATTGAATCTGATGACGATGATGCCCCAGTTactcctaaaaaacaaaagaagccTGACAGGCATAAAGATGGAGGAAAGCAGAAGAAAGAGAGTGGAGAGGACCacaagaaaaagaaagtaaaatcaaAAAAAGAGATTGATACCTCAGATGACGAGAATGAGAAGAGCGACGTACCCTCGGAGTCCCACACGGATGATACGACGAACACCGAAACAAATGATTCCTTCAAAACCACAACAGCAAAAACCACCGACAAATCTTCGAGGAGTGAGAGTGGAGGTGATCTCAAGCAGGCCAAGCAGAAAAAGTCCAAGTCTGACCTGAAGCTGCAAGGTTTCAAAGACCTGATTCAAGAGAAGAAGTCTAAAAAAGTAGAGGTTTCAACAGCCACACCCAAAGAAAGTGGTGCAAACAAGCACAAAGCCCTTATTAGTAGCAAGAGCACTAGCAAGTCATCTCGCAGCGAGGAGGAGCACGACTCCAGTGACACGGGGGCACCTACGTCCGCACCCAAATCAAAGGTTAAAAGCAAAGGACAGGAAGCAGGCCCACCTTCTCAGAAGCTTTCATCcgcatcttcctcctcctcatcctccacaGCATCAACAGCACCCATCAAGCCCAAAGAGGAGGAGCCAAAAGAAGAAGTTGGAGAGAAGGGAGGTGCCTCTAACTTGTTTGAGAAGTTCCTGTTGAACTGTGAGGCAAAAGATCGTGTACCAAGGAGACAAGCGGACCAGAATAAGAATACAATTCCAAAG GGTACagggaaaaatgaaaaaaaaactaaattgtcgAAGCAGTCTCCTGCACGGAAACCTGATTCAGACAAGGCAGAGAAGGCAAAAGATG TGCCTCGCCCTGGTCAGAGTCCCGTCTCTATGGAGATCGATGAGAAGCAGGAGAAGGGAGCATCTGAGATGGAGAAAAGTGATAAATCAGACGAGCCGGCCCCCAAGTCTAAGGAGGAATTACAACGAGAGCAGAGAGAGGAAGAGCAAAGGAAGAGGAAAGAAAAGATGGAAGAAGAGgagagaaaaaggaaagaaaggatcgtagaagaggagagaaagaagaaagagagaataGAGGAAGCCCAACGGGAGAGAAAAGCCCGCATGGAGGAGGCACAGAGGCTTGCAGAGGAGGCCCGGCAAGAGCGGCTGGAAAGAAAGTCCATGGCTGAGTCAATAGCGTCTCCTGACTCAACAGAAGACTCCAGATGGAAGgacaagaggaggaggaggagggatgaCAGTGAATCACGGCTCTTCACCGCCTGCGATGACAATCAGGACTCTCAGGAGACCATGGAGCGTTCAGACAAAACTCCTG ACAGGGGACCACCATCTCTTAATCTTGGGGTGGAGCTCAAACTGGATTGGATGACACTGGAGGACTTTCAGAAACACTTGAATGGAGAGGATGAGAATCTCTCTCCGCTGGCCTTAACTCCTG CTGAGTTGCGAGAAGCAGTGAAGAATGGGAATTACTTGGCAGTAAAACGTGCACTTAGTTCCAAAGAGGACTACAATCTGGATCAGGAG GACTCTAGCGGCATGTCCTTAACACTGCTGGCTGCTGCAGGCGGTCAGGATGACGTCCTCAGGCTGCTCATTAAGAAAGGAGTGAAGGTTAACGCTAGACAAAAGAATGGCACCACTGCCCTGATGCATGCTGCTGAAAAG AACTTCTTGACAACAGTGGCCATTCTCCTAGAGGCAGGAGCATCTGTAAATGCCCAAACTCTGGGTGGAGAAACCGCTCTCATGAAG gcTTGCAAGAGGGGCAATGCAGATGTGGTTCGCCTCCTGCTGGAATATGGTGCTGACTGCAACATCTTATCCAAACATAAGAACACTGCCTTGTACTATGCCAAACTTAGCAACAATTTGATGATATATGATCTCATCAAAGACCATATGCAAAC GTTATCAACTGTGGCGGAGGAGACAATCAGAGCATATTTTGAAACACGGCTGGCCCTACTGGAACCTGTATTCCCTTTGGCTTGCCACAGATTGTGTGAAGGGCCAGACTTTTCAATGGAATTTAACTACAAACCCCCTCAACACACATCAGGAGAAg GATCTGGCATCCTGCTTTTTATCTTCCATGCAAACTTCCTTACTGAGATCACAGCTAGACTCTGCGGGCCCTGCAGTGTTCATGCTGTTGTCCTGAATGATAAGTTTCAGCTGCCCATCTTCTTG GACAGCCATTTCATATACTCCTTCAGTCCTGTTCAAGGAACCAACAAACTGTTCATCCGTCTGGCAGAGTCGCCCACAGCTAAG
- the LOC128019717 gene encoding M-phase phosphoprotein 8 isoform X1, giving the protein MASGAERAEPGESEQDEEDVYEVERIIDMRVEEGEVLYRVRWKNYSSDDDTWEPEAHLDDCREVLLAYKKALAEMKPKKETGMKLPMKSDLFDADSESDSDKEKHKESPIKKKKKKKKKVEESDDDMPVKEKKKKKKEKWREDKPLPAPESDEEEADSRDPSPSPPKKETKKRFIESDDDDAPVTPKKQKKPDRHKDGGKQKKESGEDHKKKKVKSKKEIDTSDDENEKSDVPSESHTDDTTNTETNDSFKTTTAKTTDKSSRSESGGDLKQAKQKKSKSDLKLQGFKDLIQEKKSKKVEVSTATPKESGANKHKALISSKSTSKSSRSEEEHDSSDTGAPTSAPKSKVKSKGQEAGPPSQKLSSASSSSSSSTASTAPIKPKEEEPKEEVGEKGGASNLFEKFLLNCEAKDRVPRRQADQNKNTIPKGTGKNEKKTKLSKQSPARKPDSDKAEKAKDVPRPGQSPVSMEIDEKQEKGASEMEKSDKSDEPAPKSKEELQREQREEEQRKRKEKMEEEERKRKERIVEEERKKKERIEEAQRERKARMEEAQRLAEEARQERLERKSMAESIASPDSTEDSRWKDKRRRRRDDSESRLFTACDDNQDSQETMERSDKTPDRGPPSLNLGVELKLDWMTLEDFQKHLNGEDENLSPLALTPAELREAVKNGNYLAVKRALSSKEDYNLDQEDSSGMSLTLLAAAGGQDDVLRLLIKKGVKVNARQKNGTTALMHAAEKNFLTTVAILLEAGASVNAQTLGGETALMKACKRGNADVVRLLLEYGADCNILSKHKNTALYYAKLSNNLMIYDLIKDHMQTLSTVAEETIRAYFETRLALLEPVFPLACHRLCEGPDFSMEFNYKPPQHTSGEGSGILLFIFHANFLTEITARLCGPCSVHAVVLNDKFQLPIFLDSHFIYSFSPVQGTNKLFIRLAESPTAKVKLLICAYRVQLQ; this is encoded by the exons ATGGCTTCCGGGGCCGAGAGAGCGGAGCCTGGAGAAAGCGAACAGGATGAAGAGGATGTCTATGAAGTGGAGAGGATTATTGACATGCGAGTGGAGGAg GGAGAGGTGTTGTACCGGGTGCGATGGAAGAACTACTCATCGGACGATGACACCTGGGAGCCTGAGGCACACTTGGACGACTGCAGGGAGGTGCTGCTCGCCTACAAGAAGGCCCTGGCTGAGATGAAGCCAAAAAAGGAAACTGGCATG AAGCTGCCAATGAAGAGTGATTTGTTTGATGCTGATTCTGAGAGTGACAGTgataaagaaaaacacaaagagtCACctataaagaagaagaagaagaaaaagaagaaagtggAGGAATCGGATGATGACATGCCTGTgaaggaaaagaagaagaagaaaaaggagaAATGGCGGGAAGACAAACCTTTGCCTGCACCTGAGTCTGATGAGGAGGAGGCAGACAGCAGGGATCCTTCCCCTTCACCTCCTAAAAAAGAGACAAAGAAGAGGTTCATTGAATCTGATGACGATGATGCCCCAGTTactcctaaaaaacaaaagaagccTGACAGGCATAAAGATGGAGGAAAGCAGAAGAAAGAGAGTGGAGAGGACCacaagaaaaagaaagtaaaatcaaAAAAAGAGATTGATACCTCAGATGACGAGAATGAGAAGAGCGACGTACCCTCGGAGTCCCACACGGATGATACGACGAACACCGAAACAAATGATTCCTTCAAAACCACAACAGCAAAAACCACCGACAAATCTTCGAGGAGTGAGAGTGGAGGTGATCTCAAGCAGGCCAAGCAGAAAAAGTCCAAGTCTGACCTGAAGCTGCAAGGTTTCAAAGACCTGATTCAAGAGAAGAAGTCTAAAAAAGTAGAGGTTTCAACAGCCACACCCAAAGAAAGTGGTGCAAACAAGCACAAAGCCCTTATTAGTAGCAAGAGCACTAGCAAGTCATCTCGCAGCGAGGAGGAGCACGACTCCAGTGACACGGGGGCACCTACGTCCGCACCCAAATCAAAGGTTAAAAGCAAAGGACAGGAAGCAGGCCCACCTTCTCAGAAGCTTTCATCcgcatcttcctcctcctcatcctccacaGCATCAACAGCACCCATCAAGCCCAAAGAGGAGGAGCCAAAAGAAGAAGTTGGAGAGAAGGGAGGTGCCTCTAACTTGTTTGAGAAGTTCCTGTTGAACTGTGAGGCAAAAGATCGTGTACCAAGGAGACAAGCGGACCAGAATAAGAATACAATTCCAAAG GGTACagggaaaaatgaaaaaaaaactaaattgtcgAAGCAGTCTCCTGCACGGAAACCTGATTCAGACAAGGCAGAGAAGGCAAAAGATG TGCCTCGCCCTGGTCAGAGTCCCGTCTCTATGGAGATCGATGAGAAGCAGGAGAAGGGAGCATCTGAGATGGAGAAAAGTGATAAATCAGACGAGCCGGCCCCCAAGTCTAAGGAGGAATTACAACGAGAGCAGAGAGAGGAAGAGCAAAGGAAGAGGAAAGAAAAGATGGAAGAAGAGgagagaaaaaggaaagaaaggatcgtagaagaggagagaaagaagaaagagagaataGAGGAAGCCCAACGGGAGAGAAAAGCCCGCATGGAGGAGGCACAGAGGCTTGCAGAGGAGGCCCGGCAAGAGCGGCTGGAAAGAAAGTCCATGGCTGAGTCAATAGCGTCTCCTGACTCAACAGAAGACTCCAGATGGAAGgacaagaggaggaggaggagggatgaCAGTGAATCACGGCTCTTCACCGCCTGCGATGACAATCAGGACTCTCAGGAGACCATGGAGCGTTCAGACAAAACTCCTG ACAGGGGACCACCATCTCTTAATCTTGGGGTGGAGCTCAAACTGGATTGGATGACACTGGAGGACTTTCAGAAACACTTGAATGGAGAGGATGAGAATCTCTCTCCGCTGGCCTTAACTCCTG CTGAGTTGCGAGAAGCAGTGAAGAATGGGAATTACTTGGCAGTAAAACGTGCACTTAGTTCCAAAGAGGACTACAATCTGGATCAGGAG GACTCTAGCGGCATGTCCTTAACACTGCTGGCTGCTGCAGGCGGTCAGGATGACGTCCTCAGGCTGCTCATTAAGAAAGGAGTGAAGGTTAACGCTAGACAAAAGAATGGCACCACTGCCCTGATGCATGCTGCTGAAAAG AACTTCTTGACAACAGTGGCCATTCTCCTAGAGGCAGGAGCATCTGTAAATGCCCAAACTCTGGGTGGAGAAACCGCTCTCATGAAG gcTTGCAAGAGGGGCAATGCAGATGTGGTTCGCCTCCTGCTGGAATATGGTGCTGACTGCAACATCTTATCCAAACATAAGAACACTGCCTTGTACTATGCCAAACTTAGCAACAATTTGATGATATATGATCTCATCAAAGACCATATGCAAAC GTTATCAACTGTGGCGGAGGAGACAATCAGAGCATATTTTGAAACACGGCTGGCCCTACTGGAACCTGTATTCCCTTTGGCTTGCCACAGATTGTGTGAAGGGCCAGACTTTTCAATGGAATTTAACTACAAACCCCCTCAACACACATCAGGAGAAg GATCTGGCATCCTGCTTTTTATCTTCCATGCAAACTTCCTTACTGAGATCACAGCTAGACTCTGCGGGCCCTGCAGTGTTCATGCTGTTGTCCTGAATGATAAGTTTCAGCTGCCCATCTTCTTG GACAGCCATTTCATATACTCCTTCAGTCCTGTTCAAGGAACCAACAAACTGTTCATCCGTCTGGCAGAGTCGCCCACAGCTAAG